The DNA segment GCGGTCTCGGTGCGATTGCAGACCGTCAGCATTACCGGTGGAGAGGGGTGTCCAGCCTCGCACCATTGGTGGAAGGTAGCTCGCCAATCAGCCCCCAGCAGGGTATAGGCATCCTGTACCAGTTTGGGCAGGGCCTCGTGCGGCTCGGCCTTGCGATTGAGATCGTCGGCCACCTCCGCTTCCCGGTAGAGGTGGTAAAGCTTGGAGCGATAGGTCCGGGCGTTCGGCAGTGCGTCGTCACGAATCACCACTCGTGGCGTTTTTACCAGGCCGGACTCGATGGCGTCATTGAGTCCGAAATCGGAAATGATCCAATCGAATAGCCCCTGATCGGTACTGGCCTTGCCGGTAGGGGCAAAGGGCGTGGCGGATAGATCGAAACAACGTCGAATGCGCCGCGTCTTATGGATGCGGTCCAATCCTTCAATCCAACGAGTCGCTTCGTCCAAGTCAATTCCTTGCTCGGCGGCCAGTTTTCGGCTGATCTTCACCTCCGCCGGAATTCGGTAGGCGTGGTGGGCTTCGTCGTTGATAACGATGATGTCCTTGTGGGTCGCCAATTTGCCGAGCACGCGGCGCGTGAAAGCCTCGTCACTTTCGTCGCCCTTCTTTACCACGGAACGTTCCGCTGTTTTGAGTGGCATGAGGCTGTGCCAATTCTCGATCAATAATTCCACTTGGTTGAGTTTCTGGCGCATGGCTTCCGAGGGACAAAGACCAAAGGCATCGTAGTAATTATCCGGCTCTCCGGGATAAAGCACCCGCAGCCGTTCCTTGACGGTGATTCCTGGGGTGACAATCAATACCGCGCGGGAGAAGGCGCGTTTTGGATAGGTGAGTGCGTTCAATACCTGCCAGGTGATGATCATTGCCATCACTGTGGTTTTGCCACTGCCGGTGGCCATTTTGTTGCAGAGGCGCTCCCACGCGCCGCCATCGCCAGGAATGAAAATGCCTTGGCGGAATTCAGATGCCGACTCAACCCACCAGATCAGGGTTTCAATGGCCTCTAATTGGCAGAAATAGAAGGGCAGTTGACGGGCGTTACGGTCGTGCCAATGTTCTAGCAAGCGGCGGGTGATGCTGGTCACGCCGGGATAGTCAGCGGCCCGCCATTCGTTCACCCGCGCCCGAATTTGATTGACGAGCCGTAGTTCCTCGGTGCGCCGGGTATTGTTGCGGGCGTCGAAGATTTCGTACCCCGCTGGCCGACGGTTTGACTCCCGATGTAGCGTGCCATCGCGCGTCTGTTGCCAATGCTGAGCGGGACAATCGTAGGGAGAGTTGATGATCAGGGATTTTTGGGCACTCATGGTTTATTTCCCAAACCTTGCCAAAATTCCTTGGCGCTGACGATTCGATCCTCGCCATTCTGCAATCGCATGAGTGCCTGTTTGGCTAGATGGATATCCTCAAGGTCATCCAATGGGGAAAAACGCAAAGATAAAAATTCTTCTGGCGTAATAGCTGGAACGGGTGAGTTGATAAAGTCCCGGCCATTGCGGGTAATGATATAGGTCGCGCCACAGGCTAATGCCGCTGAGGCTTGTAAAGCGTCCTCAAAATCAGCGATAGACCAATCCAATGCACGTAATACATCACCATGACCAGTAGTTGCAACTCGTGCCCAGCTTAGTAAATCAGCGATAAAAACGCGCGCTTGTTCCGCCGATTTATGACGTCCAATTAGGTAAAATAGAGTCGCCACTGAATGCCAAGCTAACCATGCTTCGTTGGCACTTCCGCAACTGGCGATTACAGCCGCCGATGCCGATTCCCCTGGACGTTGGTATACCGTATCAAGGAGAATATTTATATCAAGTAATAAGCGCATGAGATGGTCATCGCAAATGTTTTGCCAACAACCGCGCAAGACGCGCATCGTTATCAGAAACCTCCGGTACCTCTCTCAGCGTTCCGCGCCAACGCAATAACCATTGCTCTGCCGCAGTGGGTGATTTATCTTCAAAAATTAATATTTTTTCCAATACCTCTCTTGCAAGGGTCGATGGCGATATATGTCTCCGTATACTTGCCGCACGCAAGGCAATATCAAGTTTTTCCGAAATTTCCAGCGTCAGTGTACTCATTACCTGCTCCTAACACCTTGGGCATATTGCCGTAAGGCATCATTCATTAATGCTTGATAATTGCTGCCCGTCATCTCTGCCCAAGCCTTGAAGATCGCAAGCGTATTGGTATCAACTTGTATTGTGATGCGAGTGTCTCCACCACGTTCAATTTGTAACTCGGATAATGCAGGAATTTCTTTAACCGGCTTTGCATCGGTGAAATCGAAATTTTCGTAGCGTTCAAATATTGGATCTGAATTGTTTTTCATAGTGTTTCCTTTGTGGGTGATTAGCTTTCCAGGCTGAAATTAGACGTATGCATTCTCCGCGTAGTGTCCATACCACGATCAAAATTCGCCCTTTCGCCCCCATTCCCAACGTCACGAAACGTTGTTCTCCTTCCGCGTCTATATCTTCCCGTGTTAGGGCATACGGATCAAGTAATACCGCCTCTGCTTCCGAGAATGTCACTCCTTCGTGGGCTACTGGATTGGCCGCTGCTTTCACAGGATCAAATTCAATTTTCATGGGCGATGCAATTCAATAACCCAGCGGTATGATTTTCAGAGATTCAATCCCCCGATCATCGACAATCTTGACCGCCACCTTGCGATTGGCTCCCGCTTCAAATGGCAGGAAGACGGTCCCGTGGAATCTCTCCAGCAGCTCCTCGTTCAACTCCGCCCGGATCGTCTGCTTGAGCCTCATCCAGCCGTCCTTGCCTCCCGCCATGGGAAAGAAGACCTGGCGCGGGAATAGGGAACGTTCGTCATAATCGGTATCGAGCAGCCACATGGCGACCTTGCCCTTGCCGCCGGAGATCAATTCTCCCTTCACGGTGTCGAAATAGTCGAAGCCATGCACTTCCACCACGTACTGACCATTTTTCTGTTTGCGCACTTCCACATCCGGCTGACCCATCAACCAGAATGATTGATTGTTACTACGTGCTTTCTTTAGATCCTCGGTGAGCAAGTCGGTATTCATCTGTGCCTTGAGCGCGGTGATACCCTTTAGGCCGTCAATGTCCTTGGCTGCCTCCGGGTCAAAGGCAAAGGCGCAGAACACAATCATCTTGGGCAGCGGGAATAATTCTCCCGCCTCCGCCAGGGCTTGGGCCACTTGGCGTTGTTCCAGAGCGCCATGCTCGGGACCGAAACTCACTACCACCCGCTCGCCGCTATCCAGGTGTCCGGCACAATGCAAATAGCGAAAGTTATTACTGGAGGGCTGGGTCTCCAATTCGGCGAAGCGCAGCATCTGCTTGCCCTTGCCGCGAATGCCGGTCTTGAGCAATTCGTCGCGCCACTGGTGTTGCCGTGAGGATTCACCGGAACGGGCAATAGAGATATCCGCCTCCTCGGGCGGTCGCGTTTCTTCCAGGGAGAGCACCGTCGGGCAAGGCACCGCTTCCACCGAGAATGGCCCACTGATGCGTAGCTTGCCTTTATCCGGCAGAGGTTGGTCGTAAAGGGTTTCCTGATCGGCGTGGGCGGCGATGGACGCATCCATCTTTTTTTGCATCACCTGGCGAGCGGCATGAAATGCGTCAAAAGGTGCGCGGGCAGGGGCAGACCAATCGGCGGGAAAGTCGAAGGGAATTTCCCACTCCCGCAAGGAACGCTTGGCCGCTTGATTGAGATTTTGCAGCGCCGCGTCAATCGCGGGGTGCATCCGTTCGTAAATTTCGTCAATCTCCGGATTGTTGGCGATGGATTTTAAGGTGACGTGCGGAACGGTCTTGTAAATAAAACCGCCCTTCAATCCTTCGTGAGGATAGCGCAGGGCGTAATAGTCGTAGCTCGCCGTCATGAGTCGCTGTTTAGCGAGGGTGATCGCTACCCGCGAGGTGTCGCAGGTAATCCAGCGTTGGCCCCATTTTTCGGCGACGTAGGCGGTGGTGCCGGAGCCGCAGGTAATATCCAGGACGAGATCGCCGGGGTCGGTGGTCATTAGGAGGCAGCGTTCGATGACTTTTGTATTGGTCTGGACGACGTATTGCTTGGCATCGGTGAAGCTGCCAGTGAGGGTGTCGATCCATAAATTTCCTCGTGCTTTTAGCGGAAAATCATCTGCATAACGTCGATATTGGATACTGTTCTTTGCGACATGAATACGTCGTGTATTCGCAAGGCGTTGCATACCGGTTGGATAATTCGGCTTCCAGTGGTTGTTGGTACTTGGTTCGTAAGTTTTTCCCTCAAAGGTAAATAATTGAGGCTCAGATGACGCTCCCTGTGATAAAAGATTATCTGGTTTATAAAGTCGTGCTTCTTTTGGTAAAGGCGTTCTGTTATCCGCTTCCTTTGCACTCACGCCGCGATATAGCCCATTTGGTGTGATAAGCCAACCTGCCGCGATAGAGCCTGGCTCGATTTCCTGCTGCTCATAGATTGAATGAATCATTATTTTTTCACGATTTTTTCCGTACCAGATAAGATAATCTCCCATCCGTGAAAGTCCATTAGTTTCAGCAAAACCAGAGGTTGTTTGGAATGCAACTACGCTGACAAAATTGCCAGAACTAAACACTTCATCCATCAACTCCTTCACATGATGCAAATTCTCATCCGAAATCTGCACAAACACACTTCCCGACTCACTCAACAACTCCCGCGCCAACAGCAACCGATCACGCAAATAAGTCAAATACGAGTGAATCCCCAACTCCCAGGTATCCCGAAACGCTTTGATCATTTCTGGTTCCTGGGTTAGATCTTCATCTTTCCTATCCTTCACGTCGCGCTTATTGACGAATGGCTGAAAATTGGAACCGTACTTAATTCCATAAGGAGGATCGATATAAATCATTTGCACCCGACCCGCCATGCCCTCCTTTTGCAATAGCGAATTCATCACCAACAGGGAATCGCCCGCGATGAGCCGATTGGACCAACCCTTTTCATGACGATAAAAATCAATGGCGTCGCGGAGGGGCAGATTCTCGAAGGGCGCGGCAAAGAGGTCGGGTTGAATTGCCTTGGCGGCGCCCTGGCTCTTGCCGTCCTTCATCTGTTTGCGCACTGCCGCGAGAATGCTGGCCGGGTCGATACGTTCATGCACATGGAGGGAGACGGTATCCACCGCGAAACTGGTGCGCTCGGCCTTCCCCGTCCAATGGAGATACGGGGCGGAATAGCGCCGCAATTCCTCCAGGGCGGCGCGCATGGTTGCTTGATCGCCGGAGGTCAGCGCGTCATCGATGAGCTTTTCTACTTGGGCGCGGCCGAAATCGAATTGGAGCGCCGGGTCGAGGTGGGGGTCGTAGCACCAGCGGGTTTTTCCTTCCTCGGGGTCGGTGGCAGGGGTCACCATTCCTACTTCCGGGTTGTTTTTACGACGGTCAGCGTGGCGGTAGCTCAAGACCTGGGGAGCGCCGACCACGGGCGCACGAGCAGCGGTCTGAGGCGGATACGGTTTAGGCGCGGCGGGTGGCCTCGCTTCCACCGGAGGAGCAGCGGGTTGCGCCCGGGAAAAATCAGACGCCTGCTGGCCCGCGAGCCGATAGACCGAGCCACCCCGCCCGCGACCTTTACCAAGTACGCCACGCGCAACCAGGGACTCGCGCACTCGCTGGAGGTCGTCCGCCGTGATGGGTTGGCCCGCTGCCCGCTCCAACGCGATTTCCATCAACCGCTGATTGCCGATGCTGGCACCGTCGGCGGGAAGAATGTCGAGGAGGAGGGTTTCGATAAAATTATCCACGGTTTTCCTTTGGGTGGGTGAATTACGTTTTCCGCATACTCCTTACTACATTATCTCAAGGAGATTAATGAACGGATGGTGATTTTTTCAGCGATAGGTATTGAAATCACGTTGGTCAGTAGAAACTATACGCCCATGCTCTAAATGTTCCGCCAAAATCATCAATGAATCATCAGCGAAATCCATTGGTAAATTTGCATATTGACGCATAAGATTTGTCATGCGTGGGAATTCAGATTCTCGAATTATGAATAGTTGGAACAAACCATCTTGTTGAGCAAGTAGAAATTTTATGGATAATTCGTGACTACAACGTGTTTGCAACAAATAACAAACTTCGGTTATAACGGGCATAGTGGTGATGTAATGGTTCGTTGAGTCTAGCTATGCTCTTTTTCACGGCATAATGGAAGCTATCACGCCGATTAAACAATGCAACCCAAAAACCCGTATCGGCAATAATCATGGGTGCCCCAAAGATGATTTTGTAATCAACCGAAATACCATCATCTTCCATGCAGCCAAGGAATCCGTATGTTTCAAGAATACGTATTACCTTCTCGCTTCGGTTTAATGGAAGATGGATTCATTCTTAGCGTTCAATATGGGTAATGGCTTATTTGAATGTTTGGGCGTTCTGATATTTGCATGGCGGTATGTCTCAGGTTTTTCATAAAACCAAAGCGGTTTATCGATACGAGGTGATCTCCACCAACCTGAGAAAAGGTGGGGCCAGGTCTCCCATTGCACATGTTGCTTAGTTAGAAGGCTGATCTGAAAAATAGCCAATAGACATTATCCGAAACTCTAACCTCCCTTCGGTTCCCCTCTCCTGGCAAGGAGAGGCGGGGGGATTTCGGATAATGTCTATTGGGTGTGTGACCCTGAGATGATTATCGAGGGGGGGAATGAAAAGGTGGGGTCAGGTCTCCACAGATAATTACATCGTTCCATGCTCCGCGGGCATGTAATAGACATATCGGAAACCTAACCTCCCCCGGCCCTCTCCTTGACAGGAGAGGGGGAGATTTGCCTGTTCCGTCCGGGAGTTAAAAGCCCTTAGAATGTTCCTCCCCCTCCCCTGCTAAGGAGAGGGTCGGGGTGAGTTTGATAATGTCAGTTGATTCACTATTTGGTTGAAAGTTTGTTATTAAAATATCGTGCGTGTGCCAACAATAAAAATTCTACTTTCATCTTGAAATTCAATAGCGTGTATTACCGGGAAAGATGCGTTATGAATGACTCTAGTTTTTCCGTGGCGAATCACATCAACAATGCTGGGTATAGTTTTGCCACCACACGCTGCTCTTCCGTGGTTAGATTGAGAATTGTTCCTCGGCATAGCCATGAAGTAGTATTCCATTATGCAAGCCCTAACTCCTTCCGCGTTTGAGTATACTCTTCATCGGTGATACCAAAATGCGCCGTATCAATATCACCGCTCCATATTCGTACCCAACCAAGTATCCAGAAATTTTTGGTGTATTGGAAAGCTAGGCGCGTCCCGTTGTGCTATGAAAAAATCACGAATAGCTTCGAGGAATAGCCTGACGCATTGTCCCATCGTTAATCTAGCCAAGGCGATTCTCGATGTGTTTGGTTGCGTAGATTGACGCGGCAGCCATAAGTCATGACCACAGCGTCAAGAATTGATGTTGTTCAGCTGAAGCGTATCGTCGTTGATAATTCCTGATGTGCTACATCGAGAAAATTACGGAATGAACTACTGGGCCATCTTTCATGCCTCAATATATTCACTAAATAAGCCATTACCCTCCGCTAGCTCAGCTATGCGAGTAATACAGTAGTTTCTGTAATTTTAGCGGAGATATGGCATCGTCTTCACGGATTACGCGCTCGATGATTTGTTTTGCGACATAGATAGCAGTATTCATACATGCCCCTTGGACAACACAATTTTCAGGAATTCGATCCCCGATCATCGACCATCTTGACCGCCACCTTGCGATTAACTCCCGGTTCAGAAGAAGTCTTCGTGGAATTACCCGAATATTACCGGAATTGATTCTATTTTCCAATACAGAAGCTCCCGAAGATCTGCGAGTAATCGTCGGCAGTGATTGCCGGTAATCTCGCCGAGTTGTTCTTGGCAAGACGTAATTCCTCCGCAAGCAATTCCAAGGCGAATGACATTAGGGTGATTGCGGCATTATCAGGTGGACCTGCGTTTGTGCAGAGCCTCCAGATGGCGGCGGCGGGCACTGAAATTGCCAGCCTCGGCACTGGAATAGCCCACCACCACCTTGAGGTGGGCAATAAGGGCAGATAGCCTGCACCGGTCGCAGCAGATAGGACGACCTCGGGACCACGCGGACCATCGACCAGACCCGGAGAACGACCAGTCAAATCGGCCTTGTTGCGCACTACCGTAAGCGCAGCCCCGGTCGGGAGTTGGGCAAGGATCGCCTGTTCCTCAGGGCCGACTCCAACAACATCGTCTACGACCAGCAAAATGCGGTCGGCGCGTTCCATCTCGACGTAGGCCCGACGGACCCCCTCGCGCTCGATAGGGTCGTCGGTGACGCGTAAACCGGCAGTATCAACGATGTGCAACGGCATCCCATCAAGATGGATGGCCTCACGCAGCACATCACGGGTAGTCCCAGGGATGTTGGTGACTATTGCCGCCTCACGTCGAGCCAACCCATTGAGCAGGCTGGACTTGCCAACATTGGGCCGCCCCGCAATGACAATGGTCATGCCCTCACGCAGCAAGGCCCCTGGCGCGCCTCCGCCAGCAGGGTGACCAGTTGCGCTTGGATAGCGGTGAGACGCTCCACCACGTCACCATCGACCAGTAGGTCAAGCTCCTCGTCGGGAAAGTCGATGGCCGCCTCCACGTACACCCGTAGCTCCGTCAGTGCCGCAACCAACCACTCTATTCGCCTAGAAAATTCACCCTGAAGCGAGCGCAGGGCAGCACGGGCCGCCTGCGCCGAAGTCGCATCAATGAGGTCAGCCACCGCCTCGGCCTGCGCTAGGTCTAAGCGACCGTTCAGAAATGCGCGCTCACTAAACTCGCCGGGTCGAGCCAGACGCGCCCCCAACGCGATGATCCGTTCCAGCATTTGGTCCAACACTACTGGCCCACCGTGGCCTTGCAACTCCAACACATCCTCACCGGTATAAGAGCGCGGGGCGGGGAACCATAACGCCACCCCTTCATCCAGCAGGACACCAGCAACCCCTCGAAATGGGAGAAAAAGAGCACGACGCGCTACGGGCAGACGCCCCAGGATCTCCTGGGCAATTACCGCCGCCCTCGAGCCCGAGACCCGCACAATACCCACTGCCCCCCGACCAGGCGCAGTGGCAATAGCGACAATCGTATCTCGATGACTCATAATAGAATGACCAGTCGTTTGATAAAATGGTAACCCTCTACTCGCCCTCCCATCAGGAAGGGGTGATCGACTACGCTAAATTACCATTCCATTATATCTTAGCGCTGATTATTTAAAAGCAACAGAAACCGGAAGTACTGATTACCGGTTCGCCCTCCCAATTATCTATCGCCACAGGTTACCCATGGCCAGCCATATTCGCGCCAAAAACCGTCCCAATCGCCCCGCCACCTCGCCTGCCAAGGAAAGATTGGATATGCGGATCTTGGTAGTAGAGGACCAAAAATCTCTAGCGCTGTTGATGTCCAATATACTTAACGAACGCTGGGAATGCGAGGTTGCTGTTGCCCATACCCTGGCCCAAGTCTATGCACAATTGGCCAAGGATGCCGACTTTGGCATCGCCATTTGCGATCTTAATCTTCCCGATGCCCATCATGGTGAGGTTATTGATGTCCTAGGTAAAGCGGGGATACCCGCCATCGCGATTACCGGCGCCTTCGGCGAGGAATTACGTGATATTGTCCTGAAGAAAGGCGTGATCGACTACGTCCTCAAGAATAGTGTCAATGCCTACGAATATGTCGCATCGCTGGTCGGTCGTTTGCATCATAATCGCAAAATTAAAGTCCTGGTGGTCGATGACTCGATCAGTATCCGCGCACTGTTGACGCATATTCTCACCATGCTGCGCTTCAACGTATTAACCGCCTGCAACGGTAAGGAGGCCCTCACCATACTTCAGCAACATCCCGATATTCAGCTCCTCCTTACCGATTACAATATGCCCGAGATGGATGGTTTTGCCTTGATTGGTAAGGTTCGCCGCCACTTCGGCAAGGAGCGGCTGGCCATTATCGGCCTATCCGCCACAGAAAATCAAAAGGTCTCTGCGCAATTTCTCAAATATGGTGCCAATGATTTTATCCACAAGCCATTTTCCTACGAAGAAATCTTATGCCGGATCACCCAAAACGTCGAAATGCTAGAATTGATTGAGAAGGTGCGCGATACCGCTAACCGTGACTATCTCACTGGCCTCCATAATCGACGCTATTTCTTTGGTACGGGTGGCCAAATCTATCATGAAGCGTTGCAAAAGGGTACACCCTTGGTGACAGCGATGCTCGATATCGACCATTTTAAACACATCAATGATCACTACGGTCACGATTGTGGCGATGCCGCACTCAAACACATCACCCTATTAATCAATGCCCACTTCGCTACAACTCTCGTGGCCCGTTTGGGTGGTGAGGAGTTTGCAATTCTCTTTCAGAATATGAACAAGGCCAGCGCACGCAATCAATTAGAGGCATTCCGCGAGGCACTAAAGTGCCTCCCCCTTGTTTATAATGGAATCAACGTTGCCTTTACCATTAGCATTGGTTTTTCCGATCTCATGGAAGGCGATCTGGATGACATGCTTAGGATTGCTGACCAAAATCTTTATACCGCCAAGGAAAGCGGACGTGATCGGGTAATTGGTCCCAGCTAATGCACCCAAGTTGCTACTATCCATTATCCATGCTAAACAACAATACCAGCTCATCTTTATCAAAACGAACGGATTATTTGCTCACTTTCTGCGCCACCACTTTGATGACATCCAGATCCACGAGGCCACCGGAATTACCGGTGGGTTGGCGCGCAGTTTCAAGTGGCACGGCTTTGATTGTGATCTGGCGCCGCATCGGCTCTACACCAACAATGCATCATTGCTGGCCGAGATCCTGGCATTGGTACCCTGCGAGAAGATGCGGCGGCGTAGTCGTATCTACATTCAAGGTCGCTGGATTCAGGACCCAGTCAATGCCGTTGAGATTATCCTAAAGTTTCTCCCCGTTCAAAGTCTGCATGTCCTTTGGACCTACCTATTTAAACAACGCCTTCCTGAGGATCATTTCGAGGCCCTGGTCTTGAGCAAGTTCGGGAGTGGCCTCAATAAACTGTTCTTTAAGCCTTATTCCGAAAAGCTCTTCGGCATCCCCGCTTCGGAAATCTCGGCAGTCTGGGGACACCGCAAACTGCGCGTGGGTGGATTACAAGACATGCTGCGGAGGAATTCAAAACTCTATTTCAGCCATTTCTACTATCCGCGCCAGAGTGGCTATGGTGCAATCTGTGAGCGTCTGTTTCACGACCTCAAACCATTCGTGCGGTTGCATTCACATCTCACCGGTATCACGTACAATAGTGCGACGGGGCGATATTATTGCGTATTCGATCAGGATGGCCTTGTGACCAGCGAAGAATTCGACTACGTTGTGTCGTCGCTGCCCATTCCGTTGATGGGGAGTTTGCTAGGATTCGATCTACCGCTACGATTCCGACCCGCACGATTGGTCTACCTGTTAATCGATAAGAATCGGGTTAGTAGCAGCCACTGGTTTTACTTTGCCGATGGGCATTACATCATCAATCGAGTGGCGGAATTCAAGAATTTTGCCTCGGGGACCGTTCCAGCGGATAAGACGGTACTCTGTTGCGAGATCACCTCGGTCGATCGTTATTCTCCGCAGCGGGTGATCGATGAATTGGTAAGCGCACGACTTATTGAGCCCGCACAGGTGCTTGACACAAAGATTATTGATATTCCGCACGCATATCCCATCTACGATCGGTCCTATGAGGCGCAAATGCGCCGGATCGGGGAGTTCTTTGCCGAGCATCCGCACCTGTTCAACGTGGGCCGATATGCCCAATTCATACACAAGGATGTGGATGAGATTCTCGATGAGGCAAAGAATGTGGCGGATCGTATTGTGCGTCTTGACCGTCAGCGGGGACGCTAGCTAACCCAAGTTGCTTTTTTCTCCTCTCCCTCCGGTGAGGGTTTCTTGTTTCCCAGCGCATAGTTAGCTATGACACCGTCGTTCCGTGATCGTCACTGGCGAGTAACCGAGGTCTGGCACGCTGGCGTTTTTGATCAATGATGACCATCCATTGGGCAATGAGCAGGCCCTCCATGGGTTTTCGATAACGGCCCTCATTGACGACCAGAAGTGAGCAAGCCTGTAATAGAAACCAGCTAATAATTAATATCGGCAATAGTGGCCGCTGTAATGTATCGTGCCAGCGCCAGAGGCTCGTAGCGACAACTAGCAGAAATAAGGGCATCCACGGCCAACGAAAGTCGGTAGTGATCCGATGTAATAGGTAGTTTTGATCGTTTTCTGGCCAGGAGTCTCCGAACATGACGAATAGAATATTCTCCCAAACTAATCGCCAGTGTTCATCACCAGTCACCCGGTTTTTTTCATAAGAATTACGCCAGTCGTCTTCACCATTTTCTGTGTCAACAAAGACATGGACCTGCCTTGCGCGTGATGAGGTCCAATTAGAAAAAGGCCAGAAAATGCTTTTATTGATCGAAGGCGAGGC comes from the Gammaproteobacteria bacterium genome and includes:
- a CDS encoding hypothetical protein (Evidence 5 : Unknown function); this encodes MVDAHRLYAPDCLSTGRARGSLVERLSAQTALRRLAALILVITMGSLAYRNNYYLNIPSVFSSGWLNRIYAESGKSEIKIHITLDGVPWYYVFASPSINKSIFWPFSNWTSSRARQVHVFVDTENGEDDWRNSYEKNRVTGDEHWRLVWENILFVMFGDSWPENDQNYLLHRITTDFRWPWMPLFLLVVATSLWRWHDTLQRPLLPILIISWFLLQACSLLVVNEGRYRKPMEGLLIAQWMVIIDQKRQRARPRLLASDDHGTTVS